The following proteins come from a genomic window of Methanocella conradii HZ254:
- a CDS encoding CxxC-x17-CxxC domain-containing protein codes for MRDSGFRGRRSFGGPREMHKATCSDCGKECEVPFQPTEGRPVYCQDCLPKHRKPRF; via the coding sequence ATGAGAGACAGTGGATTTAGGGGCCGAAGAAGCTTCGGAGGCCCAAGAGAGATGCACAAGGCAACTTGTTCTGATTGCGGTAAAGAATGTGAAGTACCCTTCCAGCCCACCGAGGGTAGGCCGGTATATTGCCAGGACTGCCTTCCAAAGCACAGGAAGCCCAGGTTCTAA